From one Neovison vison isolate M4711 chromosome 1, ASM_NN_V1, whole genome shotgun sequence genomic stretch:
- the DXO gene encoding decapping and exoribonuclease protein: MDRRENKRKLENVEVECEPRNKLTSPASSLPTDPALYTGPFPFYGRPSELGCFSLDAQRQYHGDAQALRYYSPPPTNDQGPNFDLRDGYPDRYQPRDEELQEGLDHLLHWLLDHRGKLEGGPGWLAGAIVTWRGHLTKLLTTPYEQQEGWQLAASRFQGTLYLSEVETPAARAQRLARPPLLRELMYMGYKFEQYMCADKPGSFPDPSGEVNTNVAFCSVLRSRLGNHRLLFSGEVDCMDPRAPCTQPPACYVELKTSKEMHRPGHWRNFYRHKLLKWWAQSFLLGVPNVVAGFRNPEGFVCSLKTFPTMEMFEYVRNDRDGWNPSVCMNFCAAFLSFAQNTVVQDDPRLVYLFSWEPGSPVTVSKYQDAPYAFLPTWYVEAVTRDLPSAPKTPSPKD; this comes from the exons ATGGATcgcagagagaacaagagaaaattGGAGAATGTAGAGGTAGAATGTGAGCCTCGGAACAAACTCACCAGCCCAGCATCCTCGCTGCCCACAGACCCTGCCCTCTATACTGGGCCCTTTCCTTTCTATGGGCGCCCTTCCGAACTGGGCTGCTTCTCTCTGGATGCACAACGCCAGTACCACGGAGATGCTCAAGCCTTGCGCTACTACAGCCCACCCCCTACCAATGACCAAGGCCCCAATTTTGACCTCAGAGATGGATACCCTGATCGATACCAACCCAGGGATGAGGAGCTCCAAGAGGGGCTGGACCACCTGCTGCACTGGCTCCTGGATCACCGAGGCAAGCTGGAGGG GGGTCCAGGCTGGCTGGCAGGGGCCATAGTGACATGGCGGGGGCACCTGACAAAACTGCTGACGACACCGTATgagcagcaggagggctggcagcTGGCGGCCTCCCGCTTCCAGGGGACACTGTACCTGAGTGAAGTAGAAACACCAGCAGCTCGGGCCCAGAGGCTTGCCCGGCCACCCCTCCTCCGGGAGCTTATGTACATGGGGTACAAGTTTGAGCAGTACATGTGTGCAG ACAAACCTGGAAGCTTCCCAGATCCCTCCGGGGAGGTTAACACCAATGTGGCCTTCTGCTCTGTGCTACGCAGCCGCCTGGGAAACCACCGTCTGCTCTTCTCAGGGGAGGTAGACTGCATGGACCCCCGGGCCCCATGCACACAGCCCCCTGCCTGCTATGTGGAGCTCAAGACTTCCAAGGAGATGCACAGGCCTGGCCACTGGAGGAACTTCTACAG ACATAAGCTCCTAAAATGGTGGGCTCAGTCATTCCTTTTGGGGGTCCCAAACGTCGTTGCTGGCTTCCGTAACCCAGAGGGTTTCGTCTGTTCCCTCAAGACCTTTCCTACCATGGAGATGTTCGAGTATGTCAGG AATGACCGTGATGGCTGGAATCCCTCCGTGTGCATGAACTTCTGTGCTGCCTTCCTTAGCTTTGCCCAGAACACAGTTGTCCAGGATGACCCCAG GCTTGTCTATCTCTTCTCCTGGGAGCCTGGCAGCCCAGTCACAGTGTCTAAATATCAAGACGCACCCTACGCCTTCCTGCCCACATGGTACGTGGAAGCTGTGACCCGGGACCTCCCATCAGCCCCCAAGACACCTTCCCCCAAAGACTAA
- the SKIV2L gene encoding helicase SKI2W — translation MMETERLVLPPPDPLDLPLRPVELGCTGRWELLNVPGAPESTLPHGLPPCAPDLQQEAEQLFLSSPAWLPLHGVEHSARKWQRKMDPWSLLATQGAPVPSDLQAQRHPTTGQILGYKEVLLENTNLSATTSLSLRRPPGPISQSLWGNPTQYPFWPGGMDEPTITDLSTREEAEEEIDFEQDLLTVPPGFKKGVDFTPKDHPAPASGLLSLSRLLEPLDLGGGDEDETEAVGQPGIPRGDTVAASPCSASMARASSLEDLVLKETSPAVSPPEPPKPLPQEQWAIPVDVTSPVGDFYRLIPQPAFQWAFEPDVFQKQAILHLERHDSVFVAAHTSAGKTVVAEYAIALAQKHMTRTIYTSPIKALSNQKFRDFRNTFGDVGLLTGDVQLHPEASCLIMTTEILRSMLYSGSDVIRDLEWVIFDEVHYINDAERGVVWEEVLIMLPDHVSIILLSATVPNALEFADWIGRLKRRQIYVISTVARPVPLEHYLFTGNSPKTQGELFLLLDSRGTFHTKGYYAAVEAKKERMSKHAQTFGAKQPTHQGGPAQDRGVYLSLLASLRTRAQLPVVVFTFSRGRCDEQASGLNSLDLTTSSEKSEIHLFLQRCLARLRGSDRQLPQVLHMSELLHRGLGVHHSGILPILKEIVEMLFSRGLVKVLFATETFAMGVNMPARTVVFDSMRKHDGSAFRDLLPGEYVQMAGRAGRRGLDPTGTVILLCKGRVPEMADLHRMMMGKPSQLQSQFRLTYTMILNLLRVDALRVEDMMKRSFSEFPSRKDSKAHEQALAELTKRLGALEEPDTTGQLVDLPEYYSWGEELTETRSLIQRRIMESVNGLKSLSAGRVVVVKNQEYHNTLGVILQVSSNSTSRVFTTLVLCDKPVSEDPQERAPATPSVPYPDDLVGFKLFLPEGPCDHTVAKLQPGDVAAITTKVLRVNGEKILEDFSRRQQPKFKKDPPIAAVTTAVQELLRLAQAYPAGPPTLDPVNDLQLKDVSVVEGGLRARKLEELIGGAQCVHSPRFSAQYLKLQERVQIQKEMERLRFLLSDQSLLLLPEYHQRVEVLRTLGYVDEVGTVKLAGRVACAMSSHELLLTELMFDNALSALRPEEIAALLSGLVCQSPGDPGEQLPSTLKQGVERVRAVAKRIGEVQVACGLNQTVEEFVGELNFGLVEVVYEWARGMPFSELAGLSGTPEGLVVRCIQRLAEMCRSLRGAARLVGEPVLGAKMETAATLLRRDIVFAASLYTQ, via the exons ATGATGGAGACCGAGCGACTcg TGCTACCTCCTCCAGATCCCCTGGATCTGCCCCTTCGGCCGGTGGAGCTGGGATGCACGGGGCGCTGGGAGCTGCTCAATGTGCCTGGGGCACCAGAGAGCACC CTTCCCCACGGCCTCCCTCCGTGTGCCCCAGATCTGCAGCAGGAAGCAGAACAGCTGTTTTTGTCATCTCCAGCCTGGTTGCCTCTGCATGGTGTGGAGCACTCCGCCCG aAAATGGCAGAGGAAAATGGATCCCTGGTCGCTCTTGGCCACACAGGGGGCCCCAGTGCCCTCCGACCTTCAGGCCCAGAGACACCCAACCACAGGCCAGATTCTGGGCTACAAAGAG GTCCTGTTGGAGAATACGAACCTATCAGCCACCACCTCCTTGTCTCTTCGCCGGCCCCCAGGGCCCATCTCCCAGTCCCTGTGGGGGAATCCAACACAGTACCCTTTCTGGCCAG GTGGAATGGATGAGCCCACCATAACAGATCTGAGCACTCGGGAGGAGGCTGAGGAGGAGATAGACTTTGAGCAAG ATCTTCTTACTGTTCCGCCTGGCTTCAAAAAAGGTGTGGACTTTACACCAAAGG ATCACCCAGCTCCAGCTTCTGGCTTGCTCAGCCTCAGCCGTTTGCTGGAGCCTCTGGATTTGGGTGGGGGAGACGAGGATGAAACTGAGGCAGTGGGACAGCCAGGAATTCCCAGAGGGGACACGGTGGCCGCCTCCCCCTGCAGTGCTTCCATGGCCCGAGCAAGCAGCTTGGAGGACCTAGTGTTGAAG GAAACATCCCCAGCTGTATCCCCTCCAGAGCCCCCCAAACCCCTGCCTCAGGAGCAGTGGGCGATTCCTGTGGATGTCACCTCCCCTGTTGGTGATTTCTACCGCCTCATTCCCCAGCCGGCCTTCCAG TGGGCATTTGAGCCGGATGTGTTCCAGAAGCAGGCCATCCTGCACTTGGAGCGGCATGACTCTGTCTTCGTTGCGGCTCACACATCTGCGGGGAAGACGGTTGTGGCTGAATATGCCattgcccttgcccagaaacacATGACTCG caccatttacacATCGCCCATCAAGGCCCTGAGCAACCAGAAGTTCCGAGACTTTCGAAACACATTCGGGGATGTGGGATTGCTCACTGGGGATGTGCAGCTGCACCCAGAGGCCTCCTGCCTCATTATGACAACAGAGATCCTTCG CTCCATGCTGTACAGTGGCTCAGATGTCATCCGGGACCTGGAGTGGGTCATCTTTGATGAGGTTCACTACATCAATGATGCTGAG CGTGGGGTTGTGTGGGAGGAGGTGCTCATCATGCTCCCTGACCACGTCTCCATCATCCTTCTGAGTGCCACCGTCCCCAATGCCCTCGAGTTTGCCGACTGGATCGG GCGACTGAAACGTCGCCAGATATATGTGATCAGCACTGTTGCGCGCCCCGTTCCTCTGGAGCATTATCTCTTCACGGGGAACAGCCCCAAGACCCAGGGGGAGCTCTTTCTGTTGCTGGACTCCCGAGGCACCTTCCACACAAAGGG GTACTATGCTGCTGTGGAGGCCAAGAAGGAGCGGATGAGCAAACATGCCCAGACCTTTGGGGCCAAGCAGCCCACTCATCAGGGGGGGCCCGCACAG GACCGTGGTGTATACCTGTCCCTTCTGGCCTCCCTCCGCACCCGCGCACAGCTGCCTGTGGTGGTGTTCACCTTCTCCCGGGGTCGCTGTGATGAGCAAGCCTCGGGCCTCAACTCCCTTGACCTCACCACAAGTTCAGAGAAGAGTGAGATTCACCTCTTCCTGCAGCGCTGCCTTGCCCGCCTCCGTGGCTCTGACCGCCAGCTGCCCCAG GTCCTGCATATGTCCGAACTTCTGCACCGCGGCCTGGGTGTGCACCACAGTGGCATCCTGCCTATTCTTAAAGAGATCGTGGAGATGCTTTTCAGTCGAGGCCTGGTCAAG GTCTTGTTTGCCACAGAGACTTTTGCCATGGGTGTAAATATGCCTGCCCGAACAGTGGTGTTTGACTCCATGCGGAAGCATGATGGCTCCGCCTTCCGGGACCTGCTCCCTGGAGAGTACGTGCAGATGGCGGGCCGGGCAGGCCGGAGGGGCCTGGACCCCACCGGCACAGTCATCCTGCTCTGCAAGGGCCGTGTGCCTGAGATGGCAGACCTGCACCGCATGATGATG GGGAAGCCATCACAGCTGCAGTCCCAGTTCCGACTCACATATACCATGATCCTGAACCTGCTGCGGGTGGACGCCCTCAGGGTGGAGGACATGATGAAGAGAAGCTTCTCCGAGTTTCCATCCCGCAAGGACAGCAAG GCTCATGAACAGGCTCTAGCTGAACTGACCAAGAGACTAGGGGCCTTGGAGGAACCTGACACGACTGGCCAATTGGTTGACCTGCCTGAGTATTACAGCTGGGGGGAGGAACTGACAGAGACCCGGAGCCTGATCCAG CGGCGCATCATGGAGTCTGTGAATGGGCTCAAGTCTCTCTCAGCGGGAAGGGTGGTGGTCGTGAAGAATCAGGAGTATCACAACACATTGGGTGTGATCCTGCAG GTCTCCTCGAACTCCACCAGCAGGGTATTTACAACCCTGGTCTTGTGTGATAAGCCTGTGTCTGAGGACCCACAGGAGAGGGCACCAGCCACCCCAAGTGTGCCCTACCCCGATGATCTTGTGGGATTCAAGCTGTTCCTGCCTGAAG GACCTTGTGACCACACAGTGGCCAAGCTCCAGCCAGGAGATGTGGCTGCCATCACCACCAAGGTTCTCCGGGTGAATGGGGAGAAGATCTTGGAGGACTTCAGCAGGAGGCAGCAACCAAAATTCAA GAAGGATCCTCCCATTGCAGCTGTGACCACTGCTGTGCAGGAACTGCTGCGTCTGGCTCAGGCCTACCCAGCGGGACCCCCTACCCTTGACCCTGTCAATGACCTGCAGCTCAAAGATGTATCAGTGGTGGAGGGGGGGCTCCGAGCCCGGAAGCTGGAGGAGCTGATTGGCGGTGCTCAGTGTGTGCACAGCCCTCGTTTCTCTGCCCAG TACCTGAAGCTGCAGGAGCGTGTGCAGATACAGAAGGAGATGGAGCGACTACGCTTCCTGCTGTCGGATCAGTCACTGCTGCTGCTCCCAGAGTATCACCAGCGAGTAGAG GTGCTCCGAACCCTGGGTTATGTAGACGAGGTGGGCACGGTGAAGCTGGCAGGGCGGGTGGCTTGTGCCATGAGCAGCCATGAGCTGCTCCTCACTGAGCTCATGTTTGACAATGCTCTGAGTGCCCTGCGGCCGGAGGAGATTGCAGCCCTGCTCTCCGGCCTGGTCTGCCAGAGCCCTGGGGACCCAGGGGAGCAGCTCCCAAGCACCCTCAAACAG GGAGTTGAACGTGTCCGGGCTGTGGCCAAGCGGATTGGTGAGGTCCAGGTGGCCTGTGGCTTGAACCAGACAGTGGAGGAATTTGTGGGGGAGCTGAATTTTGGGCTTGTCGAGGTTGTGTACGAGTGGGCCCGGGGCATG CCCTTCTCCGAGCTGGCGGGGCTCTCGGGGACCCCTGAGGGCCTGGTGGTCCGCTGCATCCAGCGCCTGGCTGAGATGTGTCGCTCACTGAGGGGGGCAGCCCGCCTTGTAGGTGAGCCTGTGTTAGGTGCCAAGATGGAGACAGCAGCTACCCTGCTACGGAGGGACATCGTCTTTGCAGCCAGCCTGTACACTCAGTGA